In Mercurialis annua linkage group LG5, ddMerAnnu1.2, whole genome shotgun sequence, a single genomic region encodes these proteins:
- the LOC126680643 gene encoding kinesin-like protein KIN-12D isoform X1: MLRDFKFLRRNFGKQNEEDIENVPLNTRDSLTSQVSVDSSSSSSSSRPPLNAIQEPKIEQEASRTSRIDKTPTKPKPKNCGSSALPLRTPDKHAKQHRFGWAQKNNSELGELRDEGRGGLTNLAPRSAKSNYGRANSGYSECNSTQSTPTKSVSKPPMSSGFRSKVDGSGTGGNLAALYRGIPVSGGGLSTTFVNSVEVPHFDLKENPSFWMDHNVQAVIRVRPPNSMEKSMHGYNRCLKQESAQSITWIGQPETRFTFDHIACETVDQEMLFRMACLPMVENCLSGYNSCMFAYGQTGSGKTYTMLGELDDLEVRPSAHRGMTPRIFEFLFARIQAEEESRRDERLKYYCKCSFLEIYNEQITDLLDPSSTNLLLREDVKKGVYVENLSEFEVHTVSDILKLLTQGSLNRKVAATNMNRESSRSHSVFTCVIESRWEKDSTTNLRFARLNLVDLAGSERQKTSGAEGERLKEAANINKSLSTLGHVIMILVDVSNGRPRHVPYRDSRLTFLLQDSLGGNSKTMIIANVSPSICCAAETLNTLKFAQRAKLIQNNAVVNEDSTGDVIALQHQIRLLKEELSLLKRQNVSRSLSFNSTQVQDTPRGENTCRIDQQQVDGSPGIESEGIVRMSTKQLKSLEATLAGALRREQMAETCIKKLEAEIEQLNRLVRHREEETRSTKMMVRFREDKIQKMESLLSGSFPQDTYLLQENRALSEEIQLLQAKLDKNPEVTRFALENIRLLDQLRRFQEFYEEGERDILMDEVFTLREQLIHYLNGKALPYNHPSEAGQSQDAMCNGNGVKSLHLELKNALKELEDCRGNLNSCLEENQKLSREINGLQLMLDNLNSTAQSEDVNIKTIKPVCYFQDSSEAVNSKIGSPMRAQNKVDSLHEASVMKCAEEVLDLQLELDILRIILKEERSSCDEAENRTACLSKELQLAKEKLLFVSEQCEDATNELNEAKSVVEALESEQLLAINEMEHLRKSNSHYMELLREKELEIMALTEQLSRRELRDHPSDHIKGDGSTLQTKLNRMQGSLEKAKRLNKWYQNDRTFQATNEEEMDAVRRQVEAETAEVIVCMQEELSVLQKQVHDCHSKEMETRKSMVLLETELKELHEKFLLLAEDNEQLHEQLEGKDGELKKISDEWELLTCEMTEILADGHDAITHVSDQVDLISSSFPDKRIWISEQVGMLIRIISEKELLIEELGNCLEEANSKRNNVECMLKSLRGAALAINEAHQQECKEKEEEVVLLKSLLKEKISTIAELEDQVKVAEDNASKASVCATAAFVIINRLSEINGNNLIELKYKDVQLCELTDINKRKDELVNGQAAAIKEAEEKSGPLVVELVDLKETYSKLQQRLLEEEKRANGMEQKLDALEQNDILKTREKLTMLQTGVSSLRSFSSLSLKHDISPEMNELTGTCEPLDSSNGGTNAGQELRSETRNSSCSSSEKYEFNKASKDVCDREVTIILLKKEIESALESLRDVQVDVARLHREKEEIQLAEKHSQESWKCITTQLLALQTIMSKFEKKFEQKIVAANHKLQGFGQIVQEIGTRWCQTKEFLELEVGDAMIVAAQKAAEASCIFAKFEETQDTMKEADIMINELLIANETMKLDVKRLKMMEITEAKERLLNQVQTVETECEIFIKDLKTKETALESALESASSHICILDQQNQEMQKDICLLETSASTLRIELDNKFEELSRMCCLEEENKALKGEILKWETENILVLKDLETRNSENTGLQAELLSKDDIMKGLLLDLSLLQESASNTKDQKDKIEEMMASFKALEDELVVKSAELDEAVAHSQMLEAQLQEKIGVISALELDIEKEVDSLKMSTCTQIEEILEENEALKGEILQLKTENILALKDLEKRNSENTSLRDELLSKDDIVKGLLLDLSLLRESASNTKDQKDKIEEIMASFEALEDELVVKSAEIDEAVARTQMLEAQLQEKIGIISAHELNFENEGKSLKLSTCENQELRTQVGETLEENEALKGEILKLKTENILVLKDLEMRNSENTSLQDELLRKDEIMKGLLFDLSLLQESASNTKDQKDNIEEMMASFEALEDELVVKSAELDEAVAHSQMLEAQLQEKIRMISALELDIETQAKSVKMSTSENQELRTQIEETLAAKCSLEQELTERRNLTESLEMELLQLSNAFGQMNSTIESLRNDFDELTSERDQLQVELHILKEKLVNVQAWAEENEAIALEAQQIAESKKIYADEKEAEVKLLERSVEELECTVNVLESKVDILNGEADRQRLQREEIEDELHALNHQMQNVRSADSDMKSLLDEREKSLEESLKQLQILERDIANKDAEIAECKAHISELNLHAEAQASEYKHKFKSLEAMAEQVKPEAHISHTANSSSNKLEKNAAKSRGSGSPFKCIGLGLAQQIKSERDEELSAARSHVEELESLLVCRQKEVFALNARLATAESMTHDVIRDLLGVKLDMTNYASLLDNQQLQKIAEKHQLSSESQPKEVMKLKQQLNEFIEERRGWLEEIDRKRAEMVAAQIALEKFHQRDQLLKAENEMLKMENVNNKKRVMELEGEVKKLSGQQNIQQRIHHHTKIKEENNMLKTQNEDLTAKLKRTENMFSRVKEELAHYRNSIGKSSYIDFDEEHQLMNKLKETEDDRMQIAQKLLGLCTSILKAAGVTKSASNITPAVAEEALEQMKNRLTSMERECQDLTFKNRISNERIRLSELMPQVSPPPPPPNSRMDENCQTPRRTQNSFLSALDR; encoded by the exons ATGTTGAGAGATTTCAAATTCCTGCGACGGAATTTCGGGAAACAAAACGAAGAAGATATAGAAAATGTACCGTTAAACACTCGAGATTCACTCACGAGTCAAGTGAGTGTTGACTCGTCGTCGTCGTCTTCTTCTTCCAGGCCTCCGTTAAACGCGATTCAAGAGCCTAAGATTGAGCAGGAAGCTTCTAGAACTAGTAGGATCGACAAAACCCCTAcgaaacctaaacctaaaaattGTGGATCGTCCGCATTGCCTCTCCGTACACCGGATAAGCATGCGAAACAGCATCGATTTGGTTGGGCTCAGAAGAACAATAGTGAGCTTGGTGAATTGCGTGATGAAGGCCGAGGAGGGTTGACTAATTTAGCTCCTAGGTCGGCGAAGAGTAATTATGGGAGGGCGAATTCGGGATATTCGGAGTGTAATTCGACTCAGAGTACGCCTACTAAGAGTGTTTCTAAGCCTCCGATGAGTTCGGGGTTTAGGAGTAAGGTTGATGGGAGTGGTACTGGAGGAAACTTAGCTGCTTTGTATAGAGGAATTCCGGTTTCTGGTGGTGGTTTGAGTACTACTTTTGTTAATTCTGTTGAAGTTCCTCATTTTGACCTTAAAGAAAATCCATCGTTTTGGATGGATCATAATGTACAG GCTGTCATACGAGTGCGCCCACCCAATAGTATGGAGAAGAGTATGCATGGGTATAACAGGTGTTTGAAACAAGAAAGTGCACAGAGTATTACTTGGATTGGGCAACCAGAGACTCGCTTCACATTTGATCATATAGCATGTGAAACAGTAGATCAG GAAATGCTTTTTAGGATGGCATGTCTCCCCATGGTGGAGAATTGCTTGTCTGGTTACAACAGCTGTATGTTTGCCTATGGTCAG ACTGGAAGCGGGAAGACATACACAATGCTTGGTGAACTTGATGATTTAGAAGTCAGGCCGAGCGCACATCGCGGAATGACACCaagaatatttgaatttttgtttgcAAGGATTCAAGCT GAAGAAGAAAGTCGCAGGGATGAAAGACTTAAATATTACTGCAAATGCTCTTTCTTAGAGATTTACAATGAACAAATTACTGATCTTCTTGATCCCTCATCTACCAATTTGCTT CTGAGAGAGGACGTCAAGAAAGGCGTCTATGTAGAAAATCTATCTGAATTTGAAGTTCATACTGTAAGCGACATTCTGAAGCTATTGACTCAG GGGTCTTTAAATAGGAAAGTTGCTGCAACAAATATGAATAGAGAAAGCAGTCGGTCCCACAGTGTCTTTACCTGTGTAATTGAAAGTAGATGGGAAAAGGATTCCACAACTAACCTAAGATTTGCTAGATTGAATTTGGTTGATCTTGCTGGTTCAGAAAG GCAGAAAACTTCAGGTGCAGAAGGTGAGCGTCTAAAAGAAGCTGCAAACATAAACAAATCGTTGTCCACATTAGG TCATGTAATCATGATTCTCGTTGACGTGTCCAATGGAAGGCCAAGACACGTGCCTTACAGGGACTCAAGGTTGACCTTCCTTCTTCAG GATTCACTTGGTGGAAATTCAAAAACAATGATCATAGCCAACGTCAGTCCTTCTATCTG CTGTGCAGCTGAAACACTTAACACACTGAAGTTTGCTCAACGAGCAAAACTTATCCAAAACAAT GCTGTGGTGAATGAAGATTCCACTGGGGATGTCATTGCCTTACAGCATCAAATACGGCTTCTAAAA GAGGAGCTTTCTCTTCTAAAACGTCAAAATGTCTCCAGGTCTTTGTCATTTAATTCAACTCAGGTGCAAGATACTCCTCGCGGCGAGAACACGTGTAGAATAGATCAACAACAGGTTGATGGTTCACCTGGGATTGAATCAGAAGGAATTGTTAGAATGTCTACCAAGCAG TTGAAATCTTTGGAGGCAACGCTTGCCGGTGCATTGAGAAGAGAGCAGATGGCTGAGACTTGCATTAAGAAACTTGAAGCCGAGATTGAGCAGCTGAACCGTTTG GTTCGTCATAGAGAGGAAGAAACCAGGAGCACAAAAATGATGGTCAGATTTCGGGAagacaaaattcaaaaaatggaGTCACTTCTTAGCGGTTCATTTCCTCAAGATACTTATTTGCTTCAAGAGAACAGAGCACTCTCTGAAGAAATTCAGCTGCTTCAAGCTAAACTAGATAAAAATCCTGAAGTAACTCGCTTTGCCCTGGAAAATATAAGGCTGCTGGACCAACTCAGAAG ATTTCAAGAATTCTATGAAGAAGGCGAGAGAGATATTCTTATGGATGAAGTATTTACGCTTCGGGAACAG CTTATTCATTATCTCAATGGAAAAGCATTACCCTATAACCATCCAAGTGAGGCCGGCCAATCTCAG GATGCTATGTGCAATGGCAATGGGGTTAAGTCTCTTCATTTAGAG ctAAAAAATGCCCTCAAAGAATTAGAGGACTGCAGGGGTAACCTAAATTCTTGCTTAGAAGAGAATCAGAAATTAAGTAG AGAAATAAATGGTCTACAATTAATGTTAGACAATCTGAATTCTACTGCCCAAAGTGAAGACGTTAACATAAAAACCATTAAG CCTGTTTGTTACTTCCAGGATTCCTCAGAAGCTGTAAATTCTAAGATTGGGTCACCTATGAGAGCTCAGAATAAGGTGGACAGCTTGCATGAAGCTTCAGTGATGAAATGTGCAGAAGAGGTTTTAGATTTACAGCTGGAATTAGACATTTTGAGGATTATTCTCAAAGAAGAGAGATCATCTTGTGATGAAGCAGAAAACAGGACAGCATGCTTGAGTAAAGAACTTCAGTTGGCCAAAGAAAAACTTCTGTTTGTTAGTGAACAATGCGAGGATGCAACTAATGAACTGAATGAGGCGAAATCAGTTGTTGAAGCCCTCGAGTCTGAACAACTATTGGCAATTAATGAGATGGAACACCTAAGAAAAAGCAACAGTCATTATATGGAGCTTTTGAGGGAGAAAGAGCTTGAAATAATGGCTTTGACTGAACAACTTTCTAGAAGGGAGTTAAGAGATCACCCATCTGATCATATAAAGGGCGACGGCTCTACTTTACAGACAAAATTGAATAGGATGCAAGGTTCCCTTGAGAAGGCAAAGAGACTGAATAAATGGTACCAAAATGATCGTACCTTTCAGGCAACCAATGAAGAAGAGATGGATGCAGTTCGTAGGCAGGTAGAAGCTGAAACTGCTGAGGTTATTGTCTGTATGCAGGAAGAACTGTCCGTTCTTCAGAAGCAGGTCCATGATTGCCATTCCAAAGAGATGGAGACTAGAAAGTCTATGGTGCTTCTCGAAACTGAATTAAAAGAGCTTCATGAGAAGTTTCTTCTCTTAGCTGAAGACAATGAGCAGTTACATGAACAGCTAGAGGGTAAAGATGGGGAGTTGAAGAAAATATCTGATGAATGGGAATTGTTAACCTGTGAGATGACAGAAATTCTTGCAGATGGGCATGATGCAATTACGCATGTCTCAGATCAGGTTGATCTTATCTCAAGTTCATTTCCAGACAAAAGGATTTGGATTTCTGAACAGGTTGGCATGCTTATCAGAATCATCTCTGAAAAGGAGTTGTTGATTGAAGAACTTGGCAACTGTTTAGAGGAAGCAAACAGTAAAAGAAACAACGTAGAGTGCATGCTTAAGTCACTGAGAGGAGCAGCACTGGCAATTAATGAAGCTCATCAGCAAGAGTGCAAGGAAAAGGAGGAAGAAGTTGTTCTGCTGAAATCtttgttaaaagaaaaaatatctaCTATTGCAGAGCTGGAGGACCAGGTGAAGGTGGCAGAAGATAATGCTAGTAAAGCATCAGTTTGTGCAACAGCTGCTTTTGTGATTATAAATAGGCTGTCTGAAATTAATGGTAATAATCTAATTGAATTGAAGTACAAGGATGTTCAACTTTGTGAATTAACAGATATCAATAAGAGGAAAGATGAGCTTGTCAATGGCCAGGCTGCTGCTATCAAAGAGGCGGAGGAAAAGAGTGGACCTTTGGTTGTGGAACTAGTTGATTTGAAAGAGACATATTCTAAACTTCAACAACGACTGTTGGAGGAGGAGAAGCGTGCCAATGGTATGGAACAGAAGCTTGACGCTCTTGAACAGAATGACATATTGAAGACGAGAGAGAAACTAACTATGCTGCAAACTGGTGTTTCATCACTCAGGTCATTCTCAAGCCTCTCTTTGAAGCATGACATAAGTCCTGAAATGAATGAACTAACAGGAACTTGTGAGCCTCTTGACAGCAGCAATGGAGGG ACAAATGCCGGACAGGAGTTAAGATCTGAAACAAGAAACAGTTCATGCAGCAGTTCTGAAAAGTATGAGTTTAACAAGGCTTCCAAGGACGTGTGTGATCGAGAAGTTACTATTATTCTTCTCAAAAAAGAAATAGAGTCTGCCCTTGAAAGTTTGCGAGACGTACAAGTGGATGTGGCGAGACTACATAGAGAGAAAGAAGAAATACAGTTGGCTGAGAAACATAGTCAAGAGAGCTGGAAATGCATCACAACTCAACTGCTTGCACTTCAAACAATTATGAGTAAGTTTGAAAAGAAGTTTGAACAGAAGATAGTTGCTGCTAATCATAAGCTACAGGGGTTTGGACAAATTGTCCAAGAAATTGGAACTCGTTGGTGCCAAACAAAAGAG TTTCTTGAACTGGAAGTTGGTGATGCCATGATAGTTGCTGCCCAAAAGGCAGCTGAAGCTTCTTGTATATTTGCCAAATTTGAAGAGACCCAAGATACCATGAAAGAGGCAGATATCATGATCAATGAACTGTTGATAGCCAATGAAACAATGAAACTTGATGTCAAAAGATTGAAAATGATGGAAATTACTGAAGCTAAAGAGAGGCTGCTGAACCAGGTTCAAACGGTTGAAACTGAATgtgaaatatttataaaggaTTTGAAGACCAAAGAAACAGCTCTAGAAAGTGCTTTAGAGAGTGCTTCCAGTCATATATGTATTCTTGATCAACAGAACCAGGAGATGCAGAAGGACATTTGCCTGTTGGAAACTTCAGCAAGCACACTTCGAATTGAGCTGGACAATAAATTTGAAGAACTGAGCCGGATGTGTTGCTTAGAAGAGGAAAACAAGGCACTTAAAGGTGAGATCTTGAAATGGGAAACAGAGAACATTCTAGTTCTCAAAGATTTGGAGACGAGGAATTCTGAAAACACTGGTCTCCAGGCTGAACTACTAAGTAAGGATGATATTATGAAAGGCCTATTGCTTGATTTGAGCCTGCTACAAGAGTCGGCATCTAATACCAAGGATCAAAAGGATAAGATTGAGGAAATGATGGCCTCCTTTAAGGCTTTGGAGGATGAGCTTGTCGTGAAGTCAGCCGAGCTTGATGAGGCTGTTGCCCATAGTCAGATGCTTGAAGCTCAATTGCAAGAGAAGATAGGAGTTATCTCTGCTCTTGAGTTGGATATTGAAAAGGAAGTCGATTCTCTTAAAATGTCTACTTGTACTCAGATTGAAGAAATCTTAGAGGAAAACGAGGCACTTAAAGGTGAGATATTGCAGTTGAAAACAGAGAACATTCTAGCTCTCAAAGATTTGGAGAAGAGGAATTCTGAAAACACCAGTCTCCGGGATGAACTACTAAGTAAGGATGATATTGTGAAAGGCCTATTGCTTGATTTGAGCCTGCTACGAGAGTCGGCATCTAATACCAAGGATCAAAAGGATAAGATTGAGGAGATAATGGCCTCCTTTGAGGCTTTGGAGGATGAGCTTGTCGTGAAGTCAGCCGAGATTGATGAGGCTGTTGCCCGTACTCAGATGCTTGAAGCTCAGTTGCAAGAGAAGATAGGAATTATCTCTGCTCATGAGTTGAATTTTGAAAATGAGGGCAAGTCTCTGAAATTGTCTACTTGTGAGAATCAGGAGTTGAGAACTCAAGTAGGGGAGACCTTAGAGGAAAATGAGGCACTTAAAGGTGAGATCTTGAAGTTGAAAACAGAGAACATTTTAGTTCTCAAAGATTTGGAGATGAGGAATTCTGAAAACACAAGTCTCCAAGATGAACTACTAAGGAAGGATGAAATTATGAAAGGCCTATTGTTTGATTTAAGCTTGCTACAAGAGTCGGCGTCTAATACCAAGGATCAAAAGGATAATATTGAGGAAATGATGGCCTCCTTTGAGGCTTTGGAGGATGAGCTTGTCGTGAAGTCAGCCGAGCTTGATGAGGCTGTTGCTCATAGTCAGATGCTTGAAGCTCAATTGCAGGAGAAGATAAGAATGATCTCTGCTCTTGAGTTGGATATTGAAACGCAGGCCAAGTCTGTGAAAATGTCTACTTCTGAGAATCAGGAGCTGAGAACTCAAATTGAAGAAACCTTAGCTGCAAAATGTTCTCTTGAGCAGGAGTTGACAGAGAGAAGAAATCTGACAGAGAGCTTGGAGATGGAACTCTTACAATTGAGCAATGCTTTTGGTCAAATGAATAGTACAATTGAATCTTTAAGGAATGACTTTGATGAACTTACTTCTGAGAGAGATCAGCTTCAAGTAGAGCTTcatattttgaaagaaaaactTGTAAATGTACAGGCTTGGGCTGAAGAGAATGAAGCTATTGCATTGGAGGCTCAGCAG ATTGCTGAATCTAAGAAGATTTATGCTGATGAAAAGGAGGCAGAGGTGAAGCTGTTAGAGAGATCTGTTGAAGAGCTAGAATGCACTGTAAATGTCCTGGAAAGCAAG GTTGACATTCTTAATGGAGAAGCTGATCGGCAAAGATTGCAAAGAGAGGAAATAGAAGACGAGCTTCATGCATTAAATCATCAGATGCAGAATGTTAGAAGTGCCGACAGCGACATGAAAAG TCTTTTAGATGAGAGGGAGAAAAGCCTGGAAGAATCCCTGAAGCAGTTACAAATTCTTGAGAGGGATATAGCTAACAAAGATGCAGAG ATTGCCGAATGCAAGGCACATATCTCCGAGTTAAATTTGCATGCAGAAGCCCAGGCTAGCGAGTATAAGCACAAG TTCAAGTCCTTGGAAGCAATGGCTGAACAAGTAAAACCTGAAGCTCATATCTCCCACACTGCAAATTCTTCATCAAACAAGTTGGAGAAAAATGCTGCCAAGTCCAGGGGATCTGGTTCCCCCTTCAAATGCATTGGGTTGGGTTTGGCACAGCAAATAAAATCTGAAAGGGATGAGGAGCTTTCTGCCGCTAGATCGCATGTTGAAGAGCTAGAATCCCTTCTAGTATGTCGACAGAAGGAG GTGTTTGCATTAAATGCAAGATTAGCTACCGCTGAGAGCATGACCCATGATGTTATTCGAGATTTACTCGGTGTGAAGTTAGATATGACAAATTATGCG TCCCTGTTGGATAACCAGCAACTGCAGAAAATAGCAGAGAAACATCAACTTAGCTCAGAATCTCAACCAAAG GAGGTTATGAAGCTCAAACAGCAGCTCAATGAATTTATTGAGGAGAGGCGAGG ATGGCTAGAGGAAATAGATCGCAAACGGGCTGAGATGGTGGCAGCACAAATTGCATTGGAAAAGTTTCATCAGCGAGATCAGTTGCTCAAAGCTGAAAATGAAATGTTAAAG ATGGAGAATGTAAATAATAAGAAGAGAGTGATGGAACTTGAAGGTGAAGTAAAGAAGCTATCTGGACAGCAAAACATCCAGCAGCGCATTCATCATCATACAAAAATCAAG GAAGAGAACAATATGCTTAAAACTCAAAATGAAGACCTCACTGCTAAGCTGAAGCGCACTGAGAATATGTTCTCACGAGTGAAAGAAGAACTTGCACATTATCGCAATTCAATTGGAAAAAGTTCCTACATAGACTTCGATGAGGAACACCAACTAATGAACAAGTTAAAG GAAACCGAGGATGATAGGATGCAAATAGCACAAAAGTTGCTAGGCTTGTGCACCAGCATTTTGAAG GCAGCAGGAGTAACAAAATCTGCATCCAATATAACCCCTGCGGTGGCCGAAGAGGCACTTGAGCAAATGAAAAACAGACTCACTTCAATGGAAAGAGAATGCCAGGATTTGACGTTTAAG AATAGGATTAGCAACGAAAGAATTAGATTATCTGAGCTAATGCCTCAAGtctcaccaccaccaccaccaccaaacTCAAGGATGGATGAAAATTGTCAAACTCCAAGACGAACCCAAAACTCATTTCTATCAGCATTAGACAGGTAG